One window of the Actinomyces wuliandei genome contains the following:
- a CDS encoding GTPase domain-containing protein: protein MPVPLSPHRAEDELPVSALSRAQLLEVLTDLLRDLERLDLPLRTRGVEEARRLRDSLTGQVRDQVLPRLQDADIPSVVVVGGSTGAGKSTLVNSVLGREVSDAGVLRPTTRVPVLVVNPEDRESLADHPLREACEEVVSDAIPPGLALIDASDLDSVHEANRVLAGRLLDAADLWLFVTTAARYGDQTPWATLEEAASRDTPIAVVLNRAPARILSEVRRDLTTRLEDLGLSEAPFFVVPDAGPHEGMLEGSAVAEVRDWLRLLAGRHRAAGLVRRTGRGLWAALRNDLSDLAEAVDAQEAAAQELEAVDTSLREEAIGRVRADIDRGAAGEGATATRWLTLASSGAPLAALAQGRRLRRGFLGRTEKARARGLSVLAEDARQALAAQLEAAMISLRSQAEQAWREAGAGDRAARALGHGDPADVTIESWSGYLRANLTESPRGLAPHAFVDLLVAAASGVEGAAQSARHLGAGEQVQTARSLLGEAVVEALTAALPPGAAASLAPASGFAAALRLRSGELKPFTRPGAAT from the coding sequence ATGCCCGTTCCACTCTCCCCGCACCGTGCCGAGGACGAGCTCCCTGTCTCCGCGCTGTCCCGCGCCCAGCTGCTTGAGGTCCTCACCGACCTCCTCCGGGACCTGGAGAGGCTCGACCTGCCGCTGAGGACGCGCGGTGTCGAGGAGGCTCGCAGGCTCCGCGACAGCCTGACCGGTCAGGTACGTGACCAGGTCCTGCCTCGCCTGCAGGACGCTGACATCCCGTCGGTCGTCGTCGTGGGAGGCTCTACCGGGGCGGGCAAGTCCACGCTGGTCAACTCCGTCCTCGGCCGGGAGGTCTCTGACGCCGGCGTCCTTCGTCCCACTACTCGTGTCCCTGTCCTCGTGGTCAACCCCGAGGACCGTGAGTCGCTTGCGGACCACCCGCTGAGGGAGGCGTGCGAGGAGGTGGTCTCTGACGCCATACCCCCTGGGCTGGCCCTCATCGACGCCTCGGACCTGGACTCCGTGCACGAGGCCAACCGGGTGCTGGCAGGCCGTCTGCTGGACGCCGCCGACCTGTGGCTCTTCGTCACGACTGCGGCGCGCTACGGCGACCAGACCCCCTGGGCCACCCTGGAGGAGGCGGCGTCCCGGGACACACCCATTGCTGTCGTCCTTAACCGTGCCCCGGCCAGGATCCTGTCCGAGGTGCGCCGTGACCTCACGACACGTCTTGAGGACCTGGGCCTGTCCGAGGCGCCGTTCTTCGTGGTACCCGACGCCGGGCCGCACGAGGGGATGCTGGAGGGCTCGGCGGTGGCGGAGGTGCGTGACTGGCTGCGGCTGCTGGCCGGGCGGCACCGTGCTGCCGGGCTGGTACGTCGTACGGGTCGAGGCCTGTGGGCCGCTCTGCGCAACGACCTGTCCGACCTGGCTGAGGCCGTTGACGCCCAGGAGGCCGCCGCCCAGGAGCTGGAGGCGGTGGACACCTCGTTGCGGGAGGAGGCGATCGGTCGGGTCCGGGCTGATATCGACCGGGGGGCAGCGGGGGAGGGCGCGACCGCAACTCGGTGGCTCACGCTGGCGTCCTCAGGGGCGCCGCTGGCTGCCCTGGCGCAGGGCAGGCGTCTACGTCGAGGCTTTCTGGGCAGGACGGAGAAGGCGCGGGCGCGGGGCCTGTCGGTCCTGGCCGAGGACGCCAGGCAGGCGCTCGCAGCACAGCTGGAGGCTGCCATGATCTCTCTGAGGAGCCAGGCGGAGCAGGCGTGGCGGGAGGCGGGTGCCGGGGACCGTGCCGCTCGTGCCCTGGGCCACGGGGATCCCGCCGACGTGACGATCGAGTCGTGGAGCGGCTACCTGAGGGCCAATCTCACTGAGTCGCCTCGAGGGCTGGCTCCTCACGCTTTTGTCGATCTCCTGGTCGCGGCGGCCAGCGGTGTCGAGGGCGCTGCCCAGTCGGCTCGTCACCTCGGGGCAGGTGAGCAGGTGCAGACAGCAAGGAGCCTTCTGGGGGAGGCGGTCGTCGAGGCGCTGACCGCTGCACTTCCCCCAGGAGCCGCTGCCTCCCTGGCCCCGGCCTCCGGCTTCGCGGCCGCGCTGCGGCTGAGGTCCGGTGAGCTCAAGCCCTTTACACGTCCCGGAGCCGCGACATGA
- a CDS encoding GTPase, translating into MSHPVRHAESAPAKPVPALDAAYLENRLTRIREGLEACPTEVPAALALSAHEGLDAVAERLDLGVDHTVVALFGGTGSGKSSLFNALTELDFADVGARRPTTSRAAACSWGDEAAALLDFLGVSSERRIRRDSILDAADQDRMSGLVLLDVPDYDSVTTEHSLQVDRLVPLADILVWVVDPQKYADAALHEGYLRGLGARQEDMLVLVNQVDTLPEGGLETLLEDVRSLLRQDGLTQVQVLPVSAVRGDNLEAVRDLLRRRVARESNAARTASAELDAIARRLRPTVADHRIELDPQATRAVEAALLQASGARAVEDSIRSGLGRVLPRALARPEPPALSAVRAARATWVHRACEGLPEVWGRSLDREVVAPETLAGRAAEAVSSVPLPGHRKPVVDLLWWAGVILVLGAVAWAAAAVLQGREGVLPAAVLLAVGVVAALTAMVCRRRRARQEADRYTQLVRSRIGTVVERGLTLPASRVLDHHGMLQSALGL; encoded by the coding sequence ATGAGTCACCCAGTTCGTCACGCCGAGTCCGCTCCCGCCAAGCCGGTTCCCGCCCTTGACGCCGCCTACCTGGAGAACAGGCTCACCAGAATCCGGGAGGGACTGGAGGCCTGCCCGACAGAGGTTCCTGCTGCTCTCGCCCTGTCGGCGCACGAGGGCCTGGACGCCGTGGCCGAGCGGCTCGACCTGGGGGTGGACCACACGGTCGTGGCTCTTTTCGGAGGTACCGGCTCTGGGAAGTCCTCTTTGTTCAACGCGCTGACTGAGCTGGATTTTGCCGACGTCGGTGCCCGCCGTCCCACGACGTCGCGTGCTGCGGCCTGCTCCTGGGGAGACGAGGCGGCTGCCCTCCTGGACTTTCTGGGCGTCTCCTCCGAGAGGCGTATTCGTCGTGACTCCATCCTGGACGCGGCTGACCAGGACAGGATGAGCGGGCTGGTGCTCCTGGACGTTCCCGACTACGACTCGGTGACTACTGAGCACTCTCTCCAGGTGGACCGCCTGGTGCCGCTTGCTGACATCCTGGTGTGGGTCGTGGACCCCCAGAAGTACGCTGATGCCGCGTTGCACGAGGGGTACCTACGCGGGCTGGGGGCACGTCAGGAGGACATGCTGGTCCTGGTCAACCAGGTGGACACTCTCCCAGAGGGCGGGCTGGAGACGCTTCTGGAGGATGTCCGCTCCCTGCTGAGGCAGGACGGGCTGACACAGGTGCAGGTTCTACCCGTCTCTGCCGTGAGGGGTGACAACCTGGAGGCGGTTCGTGACCTGCTGCGTCGTCGGGTCGCCCGGGAGTCCAACGCGGCCAGGACCGCCTCGGCCGAGCTCGACGCCATTGCGCGGCGACTGCGGCCCACGGTGGCTGACCACCGGATCGAGCTTGACCCGCAGGCCACGCGTGCCGTTGAGGCGGCTCTGCTGCAGGCCTCCGGTGCGCGCGCTGTCGAGGACTCGATACGCAGCGGTCTGGGCCGGGTGCTTCCACGGGCGCTGGCTCGTCCGGAGCCGCCGGCCCTGAGCGCGGTGAGGGCCGCACGGGCTACGTGGGTGCACCGTGCCTGCGAGGGGCTGCCCGAGGTCTGGGGACGTAGCCTGGACCGGGAGGTCGTCGCTCCTGAGACCCTGGCGGGTCGGGCGGCTGAGGCGGTCAGCTCGGTGCCCCTGCCAGGGCATCGCAAGCCTGTGGTCGACCTGCTCTGGTGGGCGGGGGTGATCCTGGTGCTGGGCGCCGTGGCCTGGGCGGCCGCAGCGGTCTTGCAGGGTCGGGAGGGTGTTCTTCCTGCGGCTGTGCTGCTGGCGGTGGGTGTCGTCGCAGCGCTGACCGCCATGGTCTGCCGTCGCCGTCGCGCCCGTCAGGAGGCAGACCGCTACACCCAGCTGGTGCGCTCGCGCATTGGTACTGTCGTGGAGCGCGGCCTGACCCTGCCCGCCTCCAGGGTCCTGGACCACCACGGGATGCTGCAGTCTGCGCTGGGGCTGTGA
- a CDS encoding single-stranded DNA-binding protein, which produces MTRQPDLTVQGVLGTNPVLSRTEGGRAYCRFRVAVTPSYRTEQGWQDAGTIWFTAKAWGRLAENLSLSLRKGDPVLLTGRLSEETWSTSEGTHSSNVITLWSVGHDLTRGESRFARVRAADAPSVPDTREEGRSPGGETVGALDSPAGVSERLPAGISAFPEPLSAGGGDAAGGLAEVDVVDDVQDAADADASSRSALLGSHGVAVREATAVPAGSGRAVPSAPEYVVADAAATWDSETALGL; this is translated from the coding sequence ATGACTCGTCAGCCTGACCTCACTGTCCAGGGCGTTCTGGGAACAAATCCTGTGCTGTCCCGTACTGAAGGGGGACGTGCCTACTGTCGCTTCCGAGTTGCGGTCACTCCGTCCTACCGGACCGAGCAGGGGTGGCAGGACGCCGGGACCATATGGTTCACAGCCAAGGCCTGGGGCCGCCTTGCGGAGAACCTCAGCCTCTCCCTGCGCAAGGGCGACCCGGTGCTGCTGACGGGCCGCCTGTCCGAGGAGACCTGGAGCACGTCGGAGGGCACTCACAGTTCCAACGTGATCACGCTGTGGTCGGTGGGGCACGACCTGACGCGTGGTGAGAGCCGGTTCGCGCGCGTCCGGGCTGCGGACGCGCCCTCGGTGCCCGATACCCGTGAGGAAGGGCGCTCGCCTGGCGGTGAGACCGTTGGAGCCCTTGACAGCCCTGCGGGGGTCTCTGAGAGGCTCCCGGCAGGGATCTCGGCCTTTCCTGAGCCCCTGTCGGCCGGTGGCGGGGACGCCGCAGGCGGGCTCGCCGAGGTGGACGTCGTCGACGACGTGCAGGACGCGGCCGATGCGGACGCCTCCAGCCGCTCCGCGCTCCTCGGCAGCCACGGTGTCGCCGTGAGAGAGGCGACTGCTGTGCCTGCTGGCTCTGGTCGCGCTGTGCCGTCAGCCCCCGAGTACGTGGTGGCCGACGCCGCAGCGACCTGGGACTCTGAGACAGCCCTGGGACTCTGA
- the ftsE gene encoding cell division ATP-binding protein FtsE produces the protein MIRFDHVSKVYKRGARPALDEVDIEVERDEFVFLVGASGSGKSTFLRLVLREERPTSGSIHVLGRDLSQVSTWKVPQLRREMGFVFQDFRLLENKTVLENVALASQVIGKPRHYILSAVPEALELVGLSGKEKRLPHELSGGEQQRVAVARAMVNRPKLLLADEPTGNLDPSTSVGIMRLFDRINRQGTTVVMATHDDEIVDQMRKRVIELKGGQVVRDQARGVYGSDR, from the coding sequence ATGATCCGTTTTGACCACGTCTCCAAGGTCTACAAACGAGGTGCACGTCCTGCGCTCGACGAGGTCGACATCGAGGTCGAGCGCGACGAGTTCGTGTTCCTTGTCGGCGCCTCGGGGTCGGGCAAGTCCACCTTCCTGCGCCTGGTGCTTCGTGAGGAGAGGCCGACATCTGGAAGCATCCACGTCCTGGGGCGTGACCTCTCCCAGGTCTCCACCTGGAAGGTGCCCCAGCTGCGCCGGGAGATGGGGTTCGTCTTCCAGGACTTCCGTCTGCTGGAGAACAAGACGGTCCTGGAGAACGTCGCCCTGGCCTCCCAGGTCATCGGCAAGCCGCGCCACTACATCCTGTCCGCAGTCCCTGAGGCCCTGGAGCTCGTCGGCCTGTCGGGCAAGGAGAAGAGGCTTCCCCACGAGCTCAGCGGCGGCGAGCAGCAGCGGGTGGCGGTGGCCCGTGCCATGGTCAACCGTCCCAAGCTCCTTCTTGCTGACGAGCCTACCGGCAACCTCGACCCGTCCACCTCGGTCGGTATCATGCGGCTCTTCGACCGGATCAACCGTCAAGGAACCACTGTCGTCATGGCGACCCACGACGACGAGATCGTGGACCAGATGCGTAAACGTGTTATTGAGCTCAAGGGTGGCCAGGTCGTGCGTGACCAGGCTCGTGGCGTCTACGGCTCGGACCGCTGA
- the ftsX gene encoding permease-like cell division protein FtsX: protein MRLRFILSETVKGLARHLAMTVSVILVAFVSLLFVGASGLLQAQISTMRGEWYDEVEVSVYMCPQASAFPGCVNGEATQEQVDAVEERINGTLDSYVDSYHIESKAEAYENFMDAYGDSAVGRNATEEMMPVSFRIKLVDPENYEVVAEQFTGQDGVERVIDQGATLEPLFLVMNRASWITGGLAAIMAVAAVLLISTTIRLSAMSRSRETGIMRLVGASNLFIQLPFILEGVIAALVGALLAVGALWAGVHYVVEGWLASSMTFTSAFIGTGAVLTLAPWLVLAAVVLAALSSAYSLSKYTRI, encoded by the coding sequence ATGCGACTTCGTTTCATCCTCTCTGAGACCGTCAAGGGACTGGCTCGTCACCTGGCCATGACTGTCTCGGTCATCCTGGTGGCCTTTGTGTCGCTGCTCTTCGTTGGTGCCTCCGGGCTGCTCCAGGCCCAGATCTCCACCATGAGGGGGGAGTGGTACGACGAGGTCGAGGTCTCGGTCTACATGTGCCCCCAGGCCTCAGCCTTCCCCGGGTGCGTCAACGGGGAGGCCACCCAGGAGCAGGTTGACGCCGTCGAGGAACGTATCAACGGGACCCTGGACTCCTACGTGGACAGCTACCACATCGAGAGCAAGGCCGAGGCCTACGAGAACTTCATGGACGCCTACGGGGACTCTGCGGTGGGGCGTAACGCCACCGAGGAGATGATGCCGGTCTCCTTCCGCATCAAGCTGGTGGACCCGGAGAACTACGAGGTCGTCGCCGAGCAGTTCACCGGCCAGGACGGCGTTGAGCGTGTCATTGACCAGGGTGCCACCCTGGAGCCCCTGTTTCTGGTCATGAACCGGGCCTCCTGGATCACCGGAGGGCTGGCGGCCATTATGGCGGTGGCTGCTGTCCTGCTGATCTCCACCACGATTCGGCTGTCCGCCATGTCTCGCTCCCGCGAGACCGGCATCATGCGGCTGGTTGGTGCCTCCAACCTCTTTATCCAGCTGCCCTTCATCCTTGAGGGGGTCATCGCCGCCCTGGTCGGTGCCCTGCTGGCAGTGGGTGCCTTGTGGGCGGGCGTGCACTACGTCGTCGAGGGGTGGCTCGCCAGCTCGATGACCTTTACCAGCGCCTTTATCGGAACGGGGGCCGTCCTGACGCTGGCGCCGTGGCTGGTCCTGGCCGCTGTCGTCCTGGCGGCGCTGTCCTCTGCCTACTCCCTGTCCAAGTACACGAGGATCTGA
- a CDS encoding peptidoglycan DD-metalloendopeptidase family protein: MLSFPVSVTGTGLLPLRRLLVVACVAASLVLAVVVGVPVLADERDDAVASQEEAQRKQDELVASLEGVSTELGQAYLDLQNAQAALSTAETELSDAETTLTEKEREQQIAADRLDTAQTSLASIQEEAEASQEVASEASTSVAQIVAATYEGDNSVTSWTYVLASQDVDQLSRRAAAMEIGSGVQEAVLAAAEAERAQDANRETRQNAATERVATLKADADAAEQAAQTARDAAQTKRDEVASLEASAREATTTLEDQKADLEDQQAQARADEEEAAATIARIDEENRGTSAPPPSSSSSTDLGSGSIARPISGSLVVASPYGYRVHPITGTSRLHAGVDLVASQGTPQYAAVSGTVTYNQNGSCGNGMFVNGGMVDGQSVVVAYCHLSAYSVGNGASVSKGDTIGLTGMTGGATGPHVHFEVYLNGVSVDPMTLAGF; this comes from the coding sequence ATGCTGTCCTTCCCTGTCTCGGTGACCGGTACGGGCCTGCTGCCCCTCAGGAGGCTGCTCGTTGTGGCCTGCGTGGCAGCCAGCCTGGTCCTGGCCGTGGTGGTGGGCGTGCCGGTCCTGGCCGACGAGCGCGATGACGCGGTCGCCAGCCAGGAGGAGGCCCAGCGCAAGCAGGACGAGCTCGTCGCCTCGCTGGAGGGAGTCAGCACCGAGCTCGGTCAGGCCTACCTGGACCTGCAGAACGCGCAGGCTGCCCTGAGCACGGCCGAGACCGAGCTGAGCGACGCGGAGACCACCCTGACGGAGAAGGAGCGTGAGCAGCAGATCGCGGCCGACCGCCTGGACACGGCGCAGACGAGCCTGGCATCCATCCAGGAGGAGGCGGAGGCCTCCCAGGAGGTCGCCTCCGAGGCCTCCACCTCTGTGGCCCAGATCGTCGCAGCGACCTACGAGGGCGACAACTCCGTGACCTCATGGACCTACGTGCTGGCCTCCCAGGACGTGGACCAGCTGTCCAGGCGTGCTGCGGCCATGGAGATCGGCTCTGGGGTGCAGGAGGCGGTGCTTGCAGCCGCCGAGGCTGAGCGGGCCCAGGACGCCAACCGGGAGACCCGGCAGAACGCGGCGACGGAGCGTGTCGCCACGCTCAAGGCCGATGCCGACGCCGCTGAGCAGGCTGCCCAGACAGCCAGGGACGCCGCCCAGACCAAACGGGACGAGGTGGCCTCCCTGGAGGCCAGCGCCCGGGAGGCGACGACCACCCTTGAGGACCAGAAGGCCGACCTGGAGGACCAGCAGGCCCAGGCCCGGGCCGACGAGGAGGAGGCTGCCGCGACCATCGCCAGGATTGACGAGGAGAACCGAGGCACCTCCGCCCCGCCGCCGAGTTCGTCCAGCAGCACGGATCTCGGCAGCGGCAGCATCGCCCGCCCGATCTCCGGAAGCCTGGTGGTCGCCTCGCCCTACGGCTACCGGGTGCACCCGATCACGGGGACGAGCCGTCTCCACGCGGGCGTGGACCTGGTCGCCTCTCAGGGCACCCCCCAGTACGCGGCGGTGTCAGGAACCGTGACCTACAACCAGAACGGCTCGTGCGGCAACGGGATGTTCGTCAACGGTGGCATGGTGGACGGCCAGTCAGTGGTGGTGGCCTACTGCCACCTGTCCGCCTACTCCGTGGGTAACGGGGCCAGCGTCTCCAAGGGGGACACCATCGGCCTGACGGGGATGACTGGAGGGGCGACGGGTCCCCACGTGCACTTCGAGGTCTACCTCAACGGAGTCTCTGTGGACCCGATGACCCTGGCCGGCTTCTGA
- the smpB gene encoding SsrA-binding protein SmpB, translated as MTPRTGQSARPAVGQKGRKPTAAQRAKAAADAHQTVARNRRAAHDYFIEDRYEAGLVLTGTEVKALRMGRASLTEAWIEIDRHGEAWLQGAHIPEYLQGTWNNHSPRRKRKLLLHRGELERLASRVQAKGYTVVPLELYFVRGRAKIEIALARGKQDWDKRHALREAQDRREAARAVAEARRRRGGRAG; from the coding sequence ATGACGCCCAGGACTGGTCAGTCTGCGCGGCCCGCCGTCGGCCAGAAGGGCCGCAAGCCCACTGCGGCGCAGAGGGCCAAGGCTGCTGCTGACGCCCACCAGACGGTTGCCCGTAACAGGAGGGCAGCCCACGACTACTTCATTGAGGACCGCTACGAGGCGGGGCTGGTGCTGACTGGAACCGAGGTCAAGGCCCTGCGCATGGGGCGGGCCTCCCTGACGGAGGCCTGGATCGAGATCGACCGCCACGGGGAGGCCTGGCTGCAGGGCGCGCACATCCCGGAGTACCTCCAGGGGACGTGGAACAACCACTCCCCGCGGCGCAAGCGTAAGCTCCTGCTGCACCGTGGCGAGCTGGAGCGTCTGGCCTCCAGGGTCCAGGCCAAGGGGTATACCGTGGTTCCGCTGGAGCTGTACTTTGTCCGCGGCCGGGCCAAGATTGAGATCGCCCTGGCTCGCGGGAAGCAGGACTGGGACAAGCGCCATGCCCTGCGTGAGGCCCAGGACAGACGCGAGGCTGCCCGGGCGGTGGCTGAGGCCCGGCGGCGACGTGGGGGACGGGCGGGGTAG
- a CDS encoding FadR/GntR family transcriptional regulator: protein MQTPLGVLADLTLSPTTQSSAAMTEIKEYILRENLRPGDPLPTESRLCADLGVSRSSVREAVRTLVALDIVEVRHGHGMFVGRASARPVVESLVFRSRLTPQGDYRTLLDLIQVRSTLDQAVAGLVVEAWQGRADEDLDETARMISTLAQQGQPFTEQDRHFHVRLLEPLANQLFRHLGEALWAAHTMAAPLLGAPSPSDVVSVAQAHTQILEAARSGDVAAYREATARHYAPLLELLAPAPGGQAPR from the coding sequence ATGCAGACACCACTGGGAGTACTGGCTGACCTGACGCTGAGCCCCACGACCCAGTCGTCAGCCGCCATGACAGAGATCAAGGAGTACATCCTGCGGGAGAACCTTCGGCCGGGAGACCCCCTGCCCACCGAGTCCCGCCTGTGCGCAGACCTAGGGGTCTCCCGGTCCTCAGTCCGTGAGGCGGTACGCACCTTGGTCGCCCTGGACATCGTGGAGGTACGGCACGGCCACGGAATGTTCGTGGGACGCGCCTCCGCCCGTCCCGTGGTCGAGTCACTCGTCTTTCGCAGCCGGCTCACCCCGCAGGGTGACTACAGGACTCTGCTGGACCTGATCCAGGTGCGCTCGACGCTGGACCAGGCTGTTGCCGGGCTCGTGGTGGAGGCCTGGCAGGGAAGAGCGGACGAGGACCTTGACGAGACCGCCAGGATGATCAGCACCCTGGCACAGCAAGGACAGCCCTTCACCGAGCAGGACCGTCACTTCCACGTCAGGTTGCTGGAGCCGCTGGCCAACCAGCTGTTCCGGCACCTGGGTGAGGCGTTGTGGGCGGCCCACACGATGGCCGCACCTCTCCTGGGAGCCCCCTCCCCCAGCGACGTGGTCAGCGTGGCCCAGGCGCACACGCAGATACTGGAGGCCGCCCGCAGCGGTGACGTGGCAGCCTACCGTGAGGCGACGGCCCGGCACTACGCCCCGCTGCTGGAGCTCCTCGCTCCTGCGCCCGGTGGGCAGGCACCCCGGTAG
- a CDS encoding HU family DNA-binding protein produces the protein MSVNRTELIAAIAEKAGLTKTDADAFLAAFQDVLVENVARGESVKITGLMGVERVERAARTGRNPRTGEEIQIPAGYGVKVTVGSSLKKAVSQ, from the coding sequence ATGTCCGTCAACCGCACTGAGCTCATTGCCGCCATCGCCGAGAAGGCTGGCCTGACCAAGACTGATGCTGACGCGTTTCTGGCAGCGTTCCAGGACGTCCTGGTTGAGAACGTCGCCAGGGGCGAGTCCGTCAAGATCACGGGTCTCATGGGTGTGGAGCGTGTCGAGCGTGCTGCACGCACCGGTCGCAACCCCCGCACTGGCGAGGAGATCCAGATTCCCGCTGGCTACGGCGTCAAGGTTACCGTCGGCTCCTCCCTGAAGAAGGCAGTCTCTCAGTGA
- a CDS encoding ABC transporter ATP-binding protein, translated as MQAEGLVKAFGSKVAVDHLDLEVPVGSFYGIVGPNGAGKTTMLSMATGLLRPDAGRVHVHDVDVWADLPAAKAHLGVLPDGLRTFDRLNGLELVTYSGLLRGLDRDVVVPRATELIQVLGLWEAGTTMVADYSAGMRKKVHLACAMVHSPSILVLDEPFEAVDPISAQTIQTILRSFAEAGGTVVVSSHVMATVERLCDHVAIINAGRVAAAGTTEEVAAGGTLEERFTQLVGAEVRTEGLSWLQPSSR; from the coding sequence CTGCAGGCGGAGGGGCTGGTCAAGGCCTTTGGCTCCAAGGTCGCCGTGGACCACCTTGACCTGGAGGTCCCGGTTGGCAGCTTCTACGGTATTGTCGGTCCCAACGGGGCGGGAAAGACCACCATGCTGTCCATGGCTACAGGGCTGCTGCGTCCTGACGCCGGGCGTGTACACGTCCACGACGTGGATGTCTGGGCGGACCTGCCCGCTGCCAAGGCCCACCTTGGCGTCCTGCCAGACGGCCTGCGTACCTTCGACCGGCTCAACGGGCTGGAGCTGGTGACCTACTCAGGGCTGCTGCGCGGTCTGGACCGCGACGTCGTCGTGCCTCGCGCGACCGAGCTCATCCAGGTGCTGGGACTGTGGGAGGCGGGAACCACCATGGTGGCGGACTACTCCGCCGGCATGCGCAAGAAGGTCCACCTCGCCTGTGCCATGGTCCACTCGCCCTCGATCCTGGTCCTCGACGAGCCCTTCGAGGCGGTTGACCCGATCTCCGCCCAGACGATCCAGACCATCCTGCGCAGCTTTGCCGAGGCGGGCGGGACCGTGGTGGTCTCCAGCCACGTCATGGCCACCGTCGAGCGCCTGTGCGACCACGTGGCCATTATCAACGCGGGGCGTGTGGCTGCGGCTGGCACCACCGAGGAGGTCGCGGCCGGGGGCACCCTGGAGGAGCGCTTCACCCAGCTTGTCGGTGCCGAGGTGCGCACGGAGGGACTGTCATGGTTGCAACCCTCGTCAAGATGA